The Leptodactylus fuscus isolate aLepFus1 chromosome 5, aLepFus1.hap2, whole genome shotgun sequence genome segment GAGGCATGGTCAGCACCTTATGTCTTGGTGGCATGGCAATGTCAAAGATGGGGCCTGTCCTTGTCCAGAAGCCCATATGGCCTTGCCAGAAAACCTTCAATGTACATGCTGTAATACGGTATATGCTACAGCAAACCATAGGCCACGGTATAACGTCTCCGAAAGACTCACACTATCTAGTCTAGTAGGTAAGAACACATCTATAATATGGCAAGAAACAATAGGGATAATTGTAGGTTCTTGCAAAAATAAGACAATTGAATTTCCGGGGATACTTTAGTCATTTTAGATTTTACGTAGCACATTTACAACAATTTCCATGAGAGTAAAGTATTGTAATactaacatacacagactatacaATAGATCAGATATAAGGCGCCCAAACACCACAGGTAGAAATATCCTGAATAGTTTtaccatacacagtatacagcaatACAAAAGTAAAGATTTTATGTAAATGTTTTCTTATCGGTTAGTTTACGGCTTGTAACTTGTATACTGAACCAGATTCTACGGTATATGACGGATTATAGTAAATACGGTAACGCCAATACACCGGTCAAGTATAACAATGTCCCTAAATATCTACAGACCTAGGACAAAACATCCTAAAGTCAGTGTAGTTATAAAGCTTATGAAAAGGGCTAAAATAACAGAAAATTTGTCCTTATTATCTCACCTGATCATGTTCATTGACCCAGTCTGAGCTAGACAAGGGATTTGGTTCCGATAATTGAGGAGGATTTTCAGGTTTACTCAGCGTAAAACCTGCAATATCTGTAGTAGGGGGGAAACAAGCGGGATAACAAGACCCCGCAGCATCTGGTGGAGCCATCCGCACCTCCATGTACTTCAATGTCCCATCTGTGTTCAGGTAAAGGGTGGGTTTGTACTGATCCATATAGGTGGGAGAAAGGGATTTGTCCGTAAAGCAGAATCCACAGCCAGAGCCATGATTCCTTCTAAGACACCTGACAAGTAATATAGTAAATGTGACCAGAAACACTGCGCTGATGGCCACAAGGGAGACAATAAGATAGAGGGTCAGGTCTGGAGTAGATTTGGCATTTGGAAGAAAATCTTGAGATCTGGGACTTTCCTGAGGAACGGTGTCTAATATATTGACAAGGATAGTGGCTGTAGATGTCATAGAAGGTTCCCCATGGTCGCTGACTACAATCACCAGTCGATGCTCCGTGTTATCCGTCTCGTGTAACCCTCGCAGAGTCCGGACTTCTCCTGTGTATTCAGAGATGTGGAATAAAGCAGGACTGGCCGTGTGAACAAGACTATAGAGGAGCCAGGCATTGTGGCCAGAATCTACATCCACTGCAGACACCTTACTGACTAAATACCCGGCCGCAGCAGATCTGGGAATGGTCTCCTGAGCCGCGGTCTCCCCCGTATTCTCCGGGTATAAGATAGTGGGAGAGTTGTCATTGGTATCCAGAATAAATAGGAAGACGGAAACATTGGAGGACAATTTTGGAGATCCAGAATCTTCCACCCGGGCTGTGATCtgcagaacctggaattgttcatAGTCAAAAGACCTTTGTGCATAAATATTCCCGGTGTCGGAGTTAATGTAGACGAATGAGGAGACGGGAGAACCATGGATGTGACTCTCAGCGATGGAGTAGATGAGGTTTGCATTAGCTCCCTCATCCAGATCTGCGGCAGATACCGTACATAACAGTCTGCCCGCCTCATTGTTCTCTGCTATGAAGGCATTGTAGACATTGTGTAGAAATGCTGGAGGATTATCATTAACATCCGAGATATTAAGGCTGATTGTAATGTGGCTGCCGAGAGATGGAGACCCCAGATCAGAGGCCGTCAGTCTAATAGTATATTGTGAGAGCTTCTCCCTGTCCAGATGTCCACTGCTGACCAGAGCGTAACGCTGCGACATGGGCTGGATTTTAAAGGGTAAATCTGGGGACACCTCAAGTCTTATTTCTCCATTCTTACCCGAGTCTTTGTCTCTTACGGTGATGAAACCCACTACAGTTCCTATGGGGGCGTTTTcaggtattttattatttttggataTAAAATGAATTTCAGGAATATTATCATTCGCATCTTCTATTTCGATCTGAATACGACATCTGCCCTCCAGCTTCGGGGCTCCTTTATCTATTGCTTTTATTAATAATTCATAACTAGTAGAAGTCTCAAAATCCACCGAACCTTTAATAAATATTTCACCCGTATTTGGCTTTATATCAAATATTTCTTTTGCAGAATTTGCTGTCCGTTGATCTATAGAATACGTGAACTCGCTATTTACCCCCTCATCGGAATCGGTAGCATTCAGCTTTATTATGACTGTATTTAAGGGCACGTTCTCCAGGATATTAATCTTATATCGCGGCTGATCAAACACCGGAGGATTGTCATTAATATCTAATACAATGACAGTGATCTGCGTGGATCCGGATCTGGCCGGATCTCCTCCATCTATAGCCGTGAGGATCAGCTTGTGCTCTGATTTTTCTTCTCTATCTAGAATTTTTTCCAGGACTAATTCAGCAATGAGATTTCCAGAATCTTTAGTGACAGATAATGAAAAATACGGATTTGGGTTTAGTCTGTACTGACTGATACTATTAATACCTACATCAAGATCCTGCGCGTTCTCCAAGGGAAATTGCTCACCTTGTACTGTTAATAATTCTGTAATTTTTACAATCTGATTTTTGCTTGGAAATATTGGAGAATTATCATTAATATCCAGAATGTCTATCTCCAGACTGTGCAGCTCCAGAGGGTTCTCGGCCACCACCTCTAGATGCAGCAGGCAGCTCAGGCTGGATCCACACAGGCTCTCCCTATCAATCCTCTCAGATACAACCAGAGCTCCATTCTTCTGCTCTATAGAGAATAATCTGCTGCTTCCCTCCGAGCCCAAACTCAGTCTCCTCCTGTGAATATCGGGCAGATTCAGCCCCAGATCCTGAGCCACATTCCCCACCACAGTCCCTGGATGAGACTCCTCAGCTATAGAATAACGCAGCTGCCCCGAGACCCAGCCCCAGCTACAAAGGAGAAGGGAGAAAGCTACTTGCCATTTCCAAGCCTTTACAAAGCTCTGCTTGTCCATATCTTAAATCCTTCTTCtaaaatgtgcagaaaataatcctCATCCCATCAATCCGAGTGT includes the following:
- the LOC142204081 gene encoding protocadherin gamma-C5-like isoform X21, with protein sequence MDKQSFVKAWKWQVAFSLLLCSWGWVSGQLRYSIAEESHPGTVVGNVAQDLGLNLPDIHRRRLSLGSEGSSRLFSIEQKNGALVVSERIDRESLCGSSLSCLLHLEVVAENPLELHSLEIDILDINDNSPIFPSKNQIVKITELLTVQGEQFPLENAQDLDVGINSISQYRLNPNPYFSLSVTKDSGNLIAELVLEKILDREEKSEHKLILTAIDGGDPARSGSTQITVIVLDINDNPPVFDQPRYKINILENVPLNTVIIKLNATDSDEGVNSEFTYSIDQRTANSAKEIFDIKPNTGEIFIKGSVDFETSTSYELLIKAIDKGAPKLEGRCRIQIEIEDANDNIPEIHFISKNNKIPENAPIGTVVGFITVRDKDSGKNGEIRLEVSPDLPFKIQPMSQRYALVSSGHLDREKLSQYTIRLTASDLGSPSLGSHITISLNISDVNDNPPAFLHNVYNAFIAENNEAGRLLCTVSAADLDEGANANLIYSIAESHIHGSPVSSFVYINSDTGNIYAQRSFDYEQFQVLQITARVEDSGSPKLSSNVSVFLFILDTNDNSPTILYPENTGETAAQETIPRSAAAGYLVSKVSAVDVDSGHNAWLLYSLVHTASPALFHISEYTGEVRTLRGLHETDNTEHRLVIVVSDHGEPSMTSTATILVNILDTVPQESPRSQDFLPNAKSTPDLTLYLIVSLVAISAVFLVTFTILLVRCLRRNHGSGCGFCFTDKSLSPTYMDQYKPTLYLNTDGTLKYMEVRMAPPDAAGSCYPACFPPTTDIAGFTLSKPENPPQLSEPNPLSSSDWVNEHDQAQPNAEWRFSQAQRPGPSGAQPTEEAGVWPNNQFETERLQAMILASANEAAEGTSGLGGGTGTMGLSARYGPQFTLQHVPDYRQNVYIPGSTLTPTNAGGKRDGKGGGNKKKSGKKDKK
- the LOC142204081 gene encoding protocadherin gamma-C5-like isoform X18 — encoded protein: MDKQSFVKAWKWQVAFSLLLCSWGWVSGQLRYSIAEESHPGTVVGNVAQDLGLNLPDIHRRRLSLGSEGSSRLFSIEQKNGALVVSERIDRESLCGSSLSCLLHLEVVAENPLELHSLEIDILDINDNSPIFPSKNQIVKITELLTVQGEQFPLENAQDLDVGINSISQYRLNPNPYFSLSVTKDSGNLIAELVLEKILDREEKSEHKLILTAIDGGDPARSGSTQITVIVLDINDNPPVFDQPRYKINILENVPLNTVIIKLNATDSDEGVNSEFTYSIDQRTANSAKEIFDIKPNTGEIFIKGSVDFETSTSYELLIKAIDKGAPKLEGRCRIQIEIEDANDNIPEIHFISKNNKIPENAPIGTVVGFITVRDKDSGKNGEIRLEVSPDLPFKIQPMSQRYALVSSGHLDREKLSQYTIRLTASDLGSPSLGSHITISLNISDVNDNPPAFLHNVYNAFIAENNEAGRLLCTVSAADLDEGANANLIYSIAESHIHGSPVSSFVYINSDTGNIYAQRSFDYEQFQVLQITARVEDSGSPKLSSNVSVFLFILDTNDNSPTILYPENTGETAAQETIPRSAAAGYLVSKVSAVDVDSGHNAWLLYSLVHTASPALFHISEYTGEVRTLRGLHETDNTEHRLVIVVSDHGEPSMTSTATILVNILDTVPQESPRSQDFLPNAKSTPDLTLYLIVSLVAISAVFLVTFTILLVRCLRRNHGSGCGFCFTDKSLSPTYMDQYKPTLYLNTDGTLKYMEVRMAPPDAAGSCYPACFPPTTDIAGFTLSKPENPPQLSEPNPLSSSDWVNEHDQQAQPNAEWRFSQAQRPGPSGAQPTEEAGVWPNNQFETERLQAMILASANEAAEGTSGLGGGTGTMGLSARYGPQFTLQHVPDYRQNVYIPGSTLTPTNAGGKRDGKGGGNKKKSGKKDKK